One Phaseolus vulgaris cultivar G19833 chromosome 11, P. vulgaris v2.0, whole genome shotgun sequence genomic window carries:
- the LOC137810841 gene encoding uncharacterized protein codes for MKKMESVRRNAEALVEKTMKGNDASHDAAHVWRVRDLALSLAQEEGLSSDPNSMQIVELAALLHDIADYKYLRDPSEEKIVENFLDQEGVEEDKKFKILKIIRGMGFKEEVTGNGSSDWFPEFGVVQDADRLDAIGAIGIARCFTFGGSKKRLLHDPAILPRSDLSKEQYMNKEEQTTINHFHEKLLKLKDMMKTKAGKRRAERRHKFMEEFVKEFYDEWNGLN; via the exons ATGAAGAAAATGGAGAGTGTAAGAAGAAATGCAGAGGCTCTGGTGGAGAAGACGATGAAAGGGAACGATGCTTCCCATGACGCAGCTCATGTTTGGAGAGTTCGCGATCTTGCTCTCTCTCTTGCTCAAGAGGAAGGCCTCTCTTCCGATCCTAACTCCATGCAAATC GTTGAGCTTGCTGCACTGCTCCATGACATAGCTGACTACAAATACCTAAG GGACCCATCTGAGGAAAAAATCGTTGAGAATTTTCTTGACCAAGAGGGAGTTGAGGAGGacaagaaatttaaaattttgaagatCATCAGAGGAATGG GTTTCAAGGAAGAGGTGACTGGAAATGGAAGTAGTGATTGGTTTCCAGAATTTGGAGTTGTGCAAGATGCTGATCGACTTGATGCCATTGGTGCTATAG GAATTGCACGTTGTTTCACCTTTGGCGGGAGTAAGAAGAGGTTGCTGCATGATCCCGCTATTCTGCCTCGTTCTGATTTGTCCAAGGAGCAATACATGAACAAAGAGGAACAGACTACTATTAATCATTTTCATGAAAAGCTTCTCAAGCTCAAAGATATGATGAAAACCAAG GCTGGGAAAAGGAGGGCTGAAAGAAGGCACAAGTTCATGGAGGAGTTTGTGAAAGAGTTCTATGATGAATGGAATGGCTTAAACTGA
- the LOC137810833 gene encoding cytochrome P450 86B1: MTNTTPQYYTSKHTNTMHSHTHFHSNTMTKPRALNLTFLMQDIQIVEIFLAVLVFILIHCLRQKKHHGLVVWPVLGMVPSLVTGLRTNLYEWITEVLKRQNGTFRFKGPWFSNLNCIVTSDPRNLEHLLKTKFPLYPKGGYFRNTVRDLLGDGIFNADDETWQKQRKTASIEFHSAKFRQLTTESLFELVHYRLLPVLEASVKKSVAVDLQDILLRLTFDNVCMIAFGVDPGCLRLGLPEIPFAKAFEDATEATVFRFVTPTCVWKAMRLLNLGVERKLKKSIKGVDEFAETVIRTRKKELSLQCEDTKHRSDLLTVFMRLKDENGRPYSDKFLRDICVNFILAGRDTSSVALSWFFWLLEQNPEVEENILAEICRIVRQRNDIKREEFDNSLRFRPEEIKKMDYLHAALSEALRLYPSVPVDHKEVVKDDTFPDGTVLKKGTKVIYAIYAMGRMESIWGKDWKEFKPERWLRDGRFMSESAYKFTAFNGGPRLCLGKDFAYYQMKYAAASIIFRYRVKVVENHPVEPKLALTMYMKHGLKVNLYQRDVAQIHRHLDEGFQ; the protein is encoded by the exons ATGACCAACACCACCCCGCAATATTACACTTCAAAACATACCAATACCATGCATTCCCACACTCATTTTCACTCCAACACCATGACCAAACCAAGAGCCCTCAACCTCACCTTCCTCATGCAAGACATCCAAATTGTGGAGATTTTCCTTGCGGTTCTTGTCTTCATACTCATTCATTGTCTTAGACAAAAGAAGCATCATGGCCTGGTCGTTTGGCCTGTCCTTGGAATGGTTCCATCTTTGGTCACGGGACTCAGAACCAACTTGTATGAATGGATCACAGAAGTGCTCAAAAGGCAAAATGGGACATTCAGATTCAAAGGGCCTTGGTTTAGCAACCTCAACTGCATTGTCACATCTGATCCTCGCAACCTGGAGCACCTACTCAAAACCAAGTTCCCTCTCTACCCTAAGGGAGGATACTTCAGGAACACAGTTAGAGACCTACTGGGAGATGGTATATTCAATGCAGACGATGAGACCTGGCAGAAGCAAAGGAAAACAGCAAGCATTGAATTTCATTCAGCCAAGTTCAGACAATTAACAACAGAGTCCCTGTTTGAGCTTGTCCACTATCGGCTCTTGCCTGTGTTAGAGGCATCGGTTAAGAAATCGGTTGCAGTAGACCTACAAGACATTCTCTTAAGGCTAACTTTTGACAATGTTTGCATGATAGCCTTTGGTGTTGATCCAGGTTGTTTGCGCTTGGGTTTACCTGAGATACCATTTGCCAAAGCCTTTGAGGATGCAACAGAAGCCACAGTGTTTCGTTTTGTTACCCCAACGTGCGTTTGGAAGGCCATGAGGCTTCTCAACCTGGGGGTGGAAAGGAAGCTGAAGAAGTCCATAAAAGGGGTTGATGAGTTTGCTGAGACTGTCATTCGGACTAGAAAGAAGGAACTCTCTTTGCAATGTGAAGACACGAAGCATAGATCAGATTTGTTAACTGTGTTCATGAGGCTGAAGGATGAGAATGGAAGACCCTATTCGGATAAGTTTTTAAGGGATATATGTGTGAACTTTATATTGGCAGGGAGGGACACCTCTTCGGTTGCTTTGAGTTGGTTTTTCTGGTTGCTTGAACAGAATCCTGAAGTGGAGGAGAATATTCTAGCAGAGATATGCAGGATAGTGAGACAAAGGAACGACATAAAGAGGGAAGAGTTTGATAATTCTTTAAGATTTAGACCGGAGGAGATCAAGAAGATGGATTATTTGCATGCTGCTTTATCAGAAGCTCTCAGGTTATACCCTTCTGTGCCAGTGGATCACAAGGAg GTTGTTAAAGATGACACATTCCCAGATGGAACGGTACTAAAGAAAGGGACAAAAGTGATCTATGCAATCTATGCAATGGGAAGAATGGAAAGCATATGGGGGAAGGACTGGAAAGAGTTCAAGCCAGAAAGGTGGCTAAGAGATGGGAGGTTCATGAGTGAGTCTGCCTACAAATTCACTGCATTCAATGGTGGTCCTCGTTTGTGCTTAGGCAAAGATTTTGCATACTATCAGATGAAATATGCTGCGGCCAGCATCATATTCCGGTACCGTGTGAAGGTGGTGGAGAACCACCCTGTAGAGCCAAAGCTTGCCTTAACTATGTACATGAAGCATGGCTTAAAAGTTAACCTATACCAGAGGGATGTTGCCCAGATTCACAGACACTTGGATGAAGGGTTCCAATAA